In the genome of Spirochaetae bacterium HGW-Spirochaetae-1, one region contains:
- a CDS encoding cyclic nucleotide-binding protein: MASNIAYYQRSERIIEAGRQDRAMYIILEGEVEITLTNGSERIVVAILKKNDFFGEISLFTSKPRSATATALGNIKLLKIDNEEQLKALLLKNPVFAAKMVHMLAQRLAKTDEILIGKISELNRLKQTRNI; encoded by the coding sequence ATGGCAAGCAATATTGCGTACTACCAGCGTTCCGAGAGGATAATCGAAGCGGGCAGGCAGGACAGGGCCATGTATATCATTCTGGAAGGTGAAGTGGAAATAACACTGACCAATGGAAGCGAACGCATCGTCGTGGCTATCCTTAAAAAGAACGATTTTTTCGGCGAGATATCGCTTTTTACCAGCAAGCCCAGGAGTGCCACGGCAACGGCCCTGGGGAATATTAAACTGCTGAAAATAGACAACGAAGAACAGCTCAAGGCCCTTCTTCTGAAGAATCCCGTATTCGCGGCGAAGATGGTCCACATGCTGGCCCAGAGACTGGCAAAAACCGATGAGATACTCATCGGCAAGATCAGCGAGCTGAACAGGCTGAAACAGACAAGGAATATATAG